A DNA window from Arachis hypogaea cultivar Tifrunner chromosome 18, arahy.Tifrunner.gnm2.J5K5, whole genome shotgun sequence contains the following coding sequences:
- the LOC112769779 gene encoding sodium/calcium exchanger NCL1-like: MRSIISKVVLIIFVTVTLDHHVVECRTLNTNNNNPSDELLLVSDGILDHHVHPQHANSNYLHLKDQQFEASVVEPPPLGKYCKQMYGFLPCSNNIFGHLFLILVYEYLLFHGESYLAAGGEQIFKILGPGVFGASAFDILGALPESLILLVTGLSSDKESAQEYASTGVGLLAGSSILLLTLVWGTCVIIGKQKLKNDFDGTISTTGKIKNSLTGYGITMDVETRKMARIMTLSVIPLFIMQIPNLFPTSSSSSPHYVTLIVSLTIAIIFLISYFIYQIFKPHIEKTRLEYIKHDDLILRILERVEKQTLQKILNEDGTPNVTAISGLYHEISQQGGKDLSALEVKDLLLKKKLTDTNIKEEQIANLMKIFDKNGDQIITKEEFVSGLTEFINQIKHALDRQYLPKESLNKMYQTFIKPCIEHVRKERELKEHLITKVLKHVQNDVVGRLINDEGTADKAAIRSLFEEVDCNGDNHVSRSELERMVRNIHFCHVVNVKEAVTKLVQDLDVNRDNEISEEEFVDGFTKWINSNSSQTAHSKSSSHGTHQIWEDVEKVMEQNQSKGISAWMEAIGYVVLGITMLSLLAEPLIASVQNFSQEAGISSFFISFILVPLATNFREATSAIREASHKKSSNTSQTIYEIYGAVFMNNILGFVVISILIYVRDITWEFSADVLVVAIVCAVMGIAASFRHSFPLWTSIPAYLLYLVSLLFVFVLKDIFNYV, translated from the exons ATGAGAAGCATTatttcaaaagttgttcttatTATTTTCGTAACTGTAACACTTGATCATCATGTTGTCGAATGCCGCACTCTTAACACTAATAACAATAATCCCTCTGATGAGTTATTATTGGTCTCTGATGGAATTCTTGATCATCATGTTCATCCTCAACATGCAAACTCTAATTACTTACACCTCAAAGACCAACAatttgaggcttctgttgttgaGCCTCCTCCTTTAGGGAAGTACTGCAAACAAATGTATGGATTCTTGCCATGTTCCAACAACATTTTTGGCCACTTGTTCCTGATATTGGTGTATGAGTACTTGTTGTTCCATGGTGAATCATACTTGGCTGCTGGTGGTGAACAAATCTTCAAGATTCTTGGACCTGGTGTCTTTGGTGCTAGTGCCTTTGATATCCTTGGTGCACTTCCCGAGTCCTTGATTCTTCTTG tgaCTGGGCTTTCAAGTGATAAGGAGAGTGCACAAGAGTATGCTTCAACTGGAGTTGGTTTGTTGGCTGGTTCCTCCATTTTGCTTCTCACTCTTGTGTGGGGAACCTGTGTCATCATTGGAAAGCAAAAGTTGAAGAATGACTTTGATGGAACAATTTCAACAACGGGAAAGATAAAAAATTCATTGACTG GTTATGGAATCACTATGGACGTAGAGACTAGAAAGATGGCAAGAATCATGACGTTATCAGTAATTCCACTCTTCATAATGCAGATTCCCAACTTGTTCCccacctcatcatcatcatcaccacacTATGTGACCTTGATAGTTTCTCTTACCATAGCTATCATCTTTCTGATCTCATACTTCATTTACCAG ATATTCAAGCCTCATATAGAGAAAACAAGATTAGAGTACATCAAACATGATGATCTAATATTAAGGATTTTGGAACGCGTCGAGAAGCAAACTCTACAAAAGATTCTGAACGAGGATGGCACTCCCAATGTAACTGCCATAAGTGG GCTATACCATGAAATTAGTCAACAAGGGGGCAAGGATTTATCAGCATTAGAAGTAAAAGACTTACTGCTCAAGAAAAAATTAACAGACACAAACATCAAAGAAGAACAGATAGCAAACTTGATGAAGATTTTTGACAAAAATGGTGACCAAATTATAACCAAGGAAGAATTTGTGAGTGGCTTGACAGAATTCATTAACCAAATAAAACATGCTTTGGATAGACAATACCTCCCAAAAGAATCACTCAACAAAATGTATCAG ACATTTATCAAGCCATGCATTGAACATGTGAGAAAGGAAAGAGAATTAAAGGAACATCTTATAACAAAAGTCTTAAAGCATGTTCAGAATGATGTGGTTGGCAGACTCATAAATGATGAAGGCACAGCTGATAAAGCTGCTATCAGAAG CCTATTTGAGGAAGTTGATTGCAATGGGGATAACCATGTTTCGAGATCTGAGTTGGAAAGAATGGTGAGGAACATTCACTTTTGTCACGTGGTGAACGTGAAGGAGGCGGTTACAAAACTAGTCCAAGATCTTGATGTTAATAGAGACAATGAAATCAGTGAGGAGGAATTTGTTGATGGTTTTACAAAATGGATAAACTCCAATTCCAGCCAAACTGCTCACTCAAAATCTTCATCTCATGGAACTCATCAA ATCTGGGAAGATGTTGAGAAGGTTATGGAACAGAACCAAAGCAAAGGAATATCTGCATGGATGGAGGCAATAGGATATGTGGTGTTGGGAATTACCATGTTGTCCCTTCTTGCAGAACCTCTAATAGCAAGTGTCCAGAACTTCTCCCAAGAAGCAGggatttcttcttttttcatctCATTTATTTTAGTACCTCTGGCTACAAATTTTAGAGAAGCAACCTCAGCAATCAGAGAAGCTAGCCATAAGAAGAGTAGCAACACTTCGCAAACAATATATGAG ATATATGGAGCAGTGTTCATGAACAACATTCTTGGATTTGTGGTGATATCTATTCTGATATATGTGAGGGACATAACTTGGGAATTCTCAGCAGATGTTCTTGTTGTGGCCATTGTTTGTGCCGTCATGGGGATTGCTGCTAGTTTCCGCCACAGTTTCCCTCTTTGGACATCAATCCCCGCATACCTCTTATACCTCGTATCATtgctctttgtttttgttctcaaaGATATCTTCAACTATGTTTAG